One genomic segment of Suttonella sp. R2A3 includes these proteins:
- a CDS encoding ABC transporter ATP-binding protein has product MAEAVVRLDHVRFQRGQRVIFDDVSLEIPAGEIVAIMGPSGTGKTTMLKLITGQLRPQSGEVYTLGQPVHRLNAAKLRALREDVSMLFQSGALFTDMSVGDNVAFVLREKTHLDPALIDVVVDLKLQRVGLRGAKNLMPSELSGGMSRRAALARAIVRDPRLMIYDEPFTGQDPITLGMLTRLIRDLNDGLGMTSLVVSHDIAEVASIADRIILIANQRVIAYDTPQALYASDDPLVHQFMHAESDGPVAFHYPAEDYVSGLLKEDV; this is encoded by the coding sequence ATGGCTGAAGCAGTGGTTCGCTTGGATCACGTGCGTTTTCAGCGTGGCCAACGGGTGATTTTTGATGATGTGTCGCTAGAGATTCCTGCTGGGGAGATTGTCGCGATTATGGGGCCGAGCGGTACGGGTAAAACGACGATGCTCAAACTCATCACCGGCCAATTACGCCCACAAAGTGGTGAGGTTTATACCCTTGGCCAACCAGTACATCGCCTAAATGCTGCCAAGCTACGCGCGCTGCGAGAGGACGTAAGCATGCTTTTTCAAAGTGGTGCCTTGTTCACCGATATGAGCGTCGGCGATAATGTGGCGTTTGTTTTACGTGAAAAAACGCACTTAGATCCGGCGCTGATTGATGTGGTGGTGGATTTGAAATTACAACGCGTGGGGCTTCGAGGGGCGAAAAACCTGATGCCATCTGAGCTTTCCGGCGGTATGTCACGACGTGCGGCGCTCGCACGAGCGATTGTTCGTGATCCACGCTTGATGATTTACGATGAGCCGTTTACCGGACAAGACCCGATTACCTTAGGTATGCTCACGCGCTTGATCCGTGATCTGAACGATGGTTTAGGGATGACCAGTTTGGTGGTTTCGCATGATATTGCCGAGGTGGCGAGTATTGCCGATCGGATTATCTTGATCGCTAATCAGCGTGTGATTGCTTACGATACGCCACAGGCGTTATACGCGAGCGATGATCCACTCGTGCACCAGTTTATGCACGCAGAATCCGATGGGCCGGTGGCGTTTCATTATCCAGCTGAGGATTATGTTAGTGGCTTGCTCAAGGAAGACGTATGA
- a CDS encoding STAS domain-containing protein yields MSNRCPFAAWQEQVLHLPSALKLDDCERIRWSGVLFPGQAVLVDASALEAVDSIGVAALLRLHALAKAQNVNVTWRGIGEQLRALIQVYELDNTELFTCKNN; encoded by the coding sequence ATGAGTAATCGTTGTCCGTTTGCTGCTTGGCAAGAACAGGTTTTGCACCTGCCTAGCGCGCTTAAGCTCGATGATTGCGAACGTATTCGCTGGTCTGGGGTGCTTTTTCCTGGCCAAGCAGTGCTGGTTGATGCAAGCGCTTTAGAAGCCGTCGACAGCATAGGGGTGGCGGCTTTATTGCGTTTACACGCGCTCGCTAAAGCGCAAAATGTGAATGTGACATGGCGTGGGATTGGTGAACAATTGCGCGCTTTAATACAAGTTTATGAATTAGATAATACGGAACTTTTTACATGCAAGAACAATTAA
- a CDS encoding EVE domain-containing protein — MQYWLMKSEPDEFSFDDLEAKGKKGEMWDGVRNYQARNFMRDMRVGDQVFFYHSNTTPPGIVGIAEIAKMAYPDPTQFDPEDDHFDAKSTTDNPRWDVVDVRFVRRFAHKLPLSDLKDDAALDDMYLTRKGNRLSVMPVEKDEWEHILDLSEHADG; from the coding sequence ATGCAATATTGGTTAATGAAATCTGAGCCGGATGAGTTTTCTTTTGACGACTTAGAAGCAAAAGGCAAAAAAGGCGAAATGTGGGACGGCGTGCGCAATTATCAGGCGCGTAATTTCATGCGCGACATGCGCGTGGGTGATCAAGTGTTCTTTTATCATTCCAACACAACGCCTCCAGGGATTGTCGGCATTGCTGAGATCGCGAAAATGGCTTACCCAGACCCTACCCAATTTGATCCAGAAGATGATCATTTTGATGCTAAATCAACAACAGATAACCCGCGTTGGGATGTGGTCGATGTGCGCTTTGTGCGTCGATTTGCACACAAATTACCGTTGAGCGATTTAAAAGATGATGCTGCGTTAGACGATATGTATCTCACGCGTAAGGGCAACCGCTTATCAGTTATGCCGGTTGAGAAAGATGAGTGGGAGCATATCTTGGATTTATCGGAACACGCTGATGGCTGA
- the mlaE gene encoding lipid asymmetry maintenance ABC transporter permease subunit MlaE: MIKYLERIGSASLDALQGLGGYVLFALQLLRHTPVILRKPLLMVRATYFSGVLSLPIIIVAGFFVGMVLAFQGYSIFVRFGAEESLSLMVDYTLLRELGAVVSALLFAGRAGSAITAEIGLMKTTEQLAAMEMMSIEPLAQIGAPRFCGALLAMPLLALVFSAVAIFGAYVVGVVNLGVDAGIFWSQMQTTVDLQRDLVNGLVIKSVVFGFLIASIAVFQGFTCPPTAEGMANATTKTVVLASLAVLGFDFVLTALMYGG; encoded by the coding sequence ATGATTAAGTACCTCGAACGTATCGGTTCGGCGAGCCTTGATGCCCTACAAGGGCTAGGTGGCTATGTGCTGTTTGCTTTGCAGCTATTGCGCCATACACCGGTTATTTTGCGTAAACCCTTATTGATGGTGCGTGCGACTTATTTTTCTGGGGTACTGTCGCTACCGATTATTATCGTCGCTGGTTTTTTTGTCGGGATGGTGTTGGCGTTTCAAGGGTATTCGATTTTTGTGCGTTTTGGTGCTGAAGAATCGCTGAGCTTGATGGTTGATTACACCTTGCTGCGTGAATTGGGCGCGGTAGTCAGTGCGCTGCTCTTTGCTGGTCGGGCGGGTTCGGCGATTACGGCAGAAATTGGTTTGATGAAAACCACCGAGCAATTGGCGGCGATGGAGATGATGTCGATTGAGCCTTTAGCGCAGATTGGCGCACCGAGGTTTTGTGGTGCGTTACTGGCGATGCCGCTATTAGCGTTAGTGTTTTCAGCGGTGGCGATTTTCGGTGCGTATGTGGTTGGGGTGGTTAATTTAGGCGTAGATGCGGGCATTTTCTGGTCGCAAATGCAAACCACGGTTGACCTGCAACGCGATCTGGTTAATGGTTTGGTGATTAAGAGTGTGGTGTTTGGATTTTTGATCGCGAGTATCGCGGTCTTTCAAGGGTTTACTTGCCCACCAACCGCTGAAGGGATGGCTAATGCAACCACCAAAACGGTGGTGCTGGCTTCGTTGGCGGTGTTGGGCTTTGATTTTGTATTGACTGCTTTGATGTATGGGGGATAA
- a CDS encoding phospholipid-binding protein MlaC: protein MKKGLLGWCLAALSTLSFAAPNADDASRLVQQQADVVMSTLQSDTQRFEQNPEAFSALIGKEVLPYLDFQTMSRIALGRYWNDASDAQKNAFAEAFRDLLVRVYSRGWSKYVDSTVTVLGHSGIDKYERTDVRLRVNPRSGSPANIVFSLRYQNNQWLIYDVSFENVSIVLSYRNGFASDIEKMGLDGLINKVRSMDGNE from the coding sequence ATGAAAAAAGGATTATTAGGATGGTGCCTGGCGGCACTTTCAACACTCAGCTTTGCCGCGCCAAACGCGGATGATGCGAGCCGCTTGGTGCAACAGCAAGCTGATGTGGTGATGAGTACGCTGCAAAGCGATACCCAGCGGTTCGAGCAAAACCCAGAGGCGTTTTCGGCGCTGATTGGTAAAGAGGTTCTGCCGTATTTGGATTTTCAAACCATGTCGCGCATTGCCTTAGGGCGGTATTGGAATGATGCGAGTGATGCACAAAAAAATGCGTTTGCTGAAGCGTTTCGTGATTTGTTGGTACGCGTTTATTCACGCGGTTGGTCAAAATACGTCGATTCAACGGTCACTGTGTTAGGGCATTCTGGAATCGATAAATACGAGCGTACCGACGTGCGTTTACGGGTTAACCCAAGAAGTGGTAGTCCGGCAAATATTGTTTTTAGCCTGCGTTATCAAAACAACCAGTGGTTGATCTATGACGTGAGCTTTGAGAACGTTTCGATCGTTTTGAGCTACCGTAATGGCTTTGCCAGCGATATTGAAAAAATGGGCTTAGACGGGCTTATCAATAAAGTACGCAGCATGGATGGTAATGAGTAA
- the mlaD gene encoding outer membrane lipid asymmetry maintenance protein MlaD, which translates to MQHNRLLSGVVGLFVVLALAATVFLAMRATNMGGFKADETYRLYALFNDISGLNRNASVTYAGVQIGQVTKISLDPKSMKARVDMTIDQRYQDFDETTSADILTAGLLGEKYIGLTGGGGAFTLADGDQIPLTSSSMVIERLVQQFVTDMSTSSSQ; encoded by the coding sequence ATGCAACATAACCGGTTATTAAGTGGCGTGGTGGGGCTATTTGTCGTGCTCGCGCTGGCGGCCACGGTATTTCTTGCCATGCGTGCCACGAATATGGGCGGTTTTAAAGCCGATGAAACGTACCGCCTTTATGCTTTGTTTAACGACATTAGCGGGTTAAACCGCAACGCATCGGTGACTTATGCTGGTGTGCAGATTGGTCAGGTGACGAAGATTAGTTTGGACCCAAAATCGATGAAAGCACGCGTCGATATGACCATTGATCAGCGCTATCAAGATTTTGACGAAACCACCAGTGCCGATATACTAACTGCTGGATTGCTCGGTGAGAAATACATTGGGCTGACTGGCGGTGGCGGTGCGTTTACGCTTGCTGATGGTGATCAGATTCCGCTAACCAGTTCATCGATGGTGATCGAGCGCTTGGTGCAACAATTTGTTACCGATATGAGCACGTCATCGTCGCAATAG
- a CDS encoding BolA/IbaG family iron-sulfur metabolism protein, giving the protein MQEQLISERIREVLSDAEVELSSPDGVHYSATVRSAQFVGMKRLEQHRVVMNALKDVLGSNEVHALALKTEAK; this is encoded by the coding sequence ATGCAAGAACAATTAATCAGCGAACGTATTCGTGAGGTTTTAAGCGATGCTGAGGTCGAGCTTAGCTCACCTGATGGGGTGCATTATTCGGCAACCGTTCGCTCGGCGCAGTTTGTGGGTATGAAACGTCTTGAGCAACACCGTGTGGTGATGAATGCGCTCAAAGATGTGTTGGGCAGCAACGAAGTACACGCATTGGCGTTGAAAACGGAGGCGAAATAA